One Streptomyces sp. P9-A2 DNA window includes the following coding sequences:
- a CDS encoding putative baseplate assembly protein, whose amino-acid sequence MALPSPHLDDRRFQQFVDDAKRYIQQRAPEWTDHNVSDPGVTLVEAVAHMADQIVYRLNRVPEKNHLAFLDLVGITLFPPTAARTDVTFWLSAPQDEPVVLPEGTEVATTRTERDEAVVFATERELTVVPSSLRRLSVQNQGAPVADRTDDLTEGKDVLCFAEAPRPGDCMLFGLSAAVPHCAVALELDSRVDGVGVDPRQPPLVWEAWTEDGWTECEVDRDVTGGLNRPGEVVLHVPGGHVLSRNGGHEGGWLRCRVTDPLAGQPFYTTSPSVRSAEVYTLGGTTGAVHAETVRDEALGESTGLPGQRLRLAHAPVVGDTPPVLLQTAEHDGWTDWDVVAHFAASRPRDRHITLDAATGEIAFGPAVREPDGTLRQYGAVPPKGAVIRALRYRTGGGRAGNVARGAVRVLRRSVPYVSEVVNREAARGGVDGETVDEAKTRAPITLRAQERAVTLRDYEELARRAAPDTARITCLEGEESEHGAYAVRVLVVPQAVADPGGRLRFEQLVPGDALLSRITRYLDERRLIGTRLAVGPPFYQGVTVVATVHAFRGTDTDRVRRQAHDALYRHLDPLTGGADGTGWPFGRPVQAGEIFAVLQRVPGVELVDQVLLHPADPITGKRGEATDRIDLSAPSLVFSFDHRIRVIGDGA is encoded by the coding sequence ATGGCCCTCCCCTCCCCCCATCTGGACGACCGCCGTTTCCAGCAGTTCGTCGACGACGCCAAGCGCTACATCCAGCAGCGCGCCCCGGAGTGGACCGACCACAACGTCTCCGACCCCGGAGTCACGCTGGTGGAGGCGGTCGCGCACATGGCGGACCAGATCGTGTACCGCCTCAACCGGGTGCCCGAGAAGAACCACCTGGCCTTCCTCGACCTCGTCGGCATCACCCTCTTCCCCCCGACGGCCGCCCGCACCGACGTCACCTTCTGGCTGTCCGCGCCGCAGGACGAACCGGTGGTACTGCCCGAGGGGACCGAGGTGGCCACCACCCGCACCGAGCGCGACGAGGCCGTGGTCTTCGCCACCGAACGCGAACTGACCGTCGTCCCCTCCTCGTTGCGCCGGCTGTCCGTGCAGAACCAGGGCGCGCCGGTCGCCGACCGCACCGACGACCTGACCGAGGGCAAGGACGTCCTCTGCTTCGCCGAGGCCCCCCGCCCCGGCGACTGCATGCTGTTCGGCCTGAGCGCCGCCGTCCCGCACTGCGCCGTCGCCCTGGAACTCGACAGCCGCGTCGACGGCGTCGGGGTCGACCCGCGCCAGCCCCCGCTGGTGTGGGAGGCGTGGACCGAGGACGGCTGGACGGAGTGCGAGGTCGACCGCGACGTCACCGGCGGCCTCAACCGGCCCGGCGAGGTCGTCCTGCACGTCCCCGGCGGACACGTGCTCTCCCGCAACGGCGGGCACGAGGGCGGCTGGCTGCGCTGCCGGGTCACCGACCCCCTCGCCGGCCAGCCCTTCTACACCACCTCCCCGTCCGTGCGCTCCGCCGAGGTGTACACCCTCGGCGGCACCACCGGCGCCGTGCACGCCGAGACCGTGCGCGACGAGGCGCTCGGCGAGTCCACCGGACTGCCCGGCCAGCGGCTGCGCCTCGCCCACGCGCCCGTCGTCGGCGACACCCCGCCCGTCCTGCTGCAGACCGCCGAACACGACGGCTGGACCGACTGGGACGTCGTCGCCCACTTCGCCGCCTCACGCCCGCGCGACCGGCACATCACCCTGGACGCCGCGACCGGCGAGATCGCCTTCGGCCCCGCGGTACGCGAACCCGACGGCACCCTGCGCCAGTACGGCGCCGTCCCCCCGAAGGGCGCCGTCATCCGCGCCCTCCGCTACCGCACCGGCGGGGGCAGGGCCGGCAACGTCGCCCGCGGCGCCGTCCGCGTCCTGCGCCGCTCCGTGCCGTACGTCTCCGAGGTCGTCAACCGGGAGGCCGCGCGCGGCGGCGTCGACGGCGAGACCGTGGACGAGGCGAAGACCCGGGCACCCATCACCCTGCGCGCCCAGGAACGCGCCGTCACCCTGCGCGACTACGAGGAACTCGCCCGCCGCGCCGCCCCCGACACCGCCCGCATCACCTGCCTGGAGGGCGAGGAGAGCGAACACGGCGCCTACGCGGTACGGGTCCTGGTCGTCCCCCAGGCCGTGGCGGACCCCGGCGGACGCCTGCGCTTCGAACAGCTCGTCCCCGGCGACGCGCTGCTCTCCCGCATCACCCGCTACCTCGACGAACGCCGGCTGATCGGCACCCGGCTCGCCGTCGGCCCGCCCTTCTACCAGGGCGTCACCGTCGTCGCCACCGTGCACGCCTTCCGCGGCACCGACACCGACCGGGTCCGCCGCCAGGCCCACGACGCCCTCTACCGCCACCTCGACCCGCTCACCGGCGGCGCCGACGGCACCGGCTGGCCCTTCGGCCGGCCCGTACAGGCCGGGGAGATCTTCGCGGTGCTCCAACGCGTGCCCGGCGTGGAACTCGTCGACCAGGTCCTGCTGCACCCCGCCGACCCGATCACCGGCAAGCGCGGCGAGGCCACGGACCGGATCGACCTCTCCGCCCCGTCCCTCGTGTTCTCCTTCGACCACCGGATCCGCGTGATCGGGGACGGCGCATGA
- a CDS encoding GPW/gp25 family protein: MAEQFVGSGWAFPLRIGPTGGIALVSGEKEIEEAIRLVLATAPGERPMRPEFGCAIHDMVFAPVNEATAGRIQHEVYASLDRWEPRIEVEDVEVTAGPGEGVLHIDVRFSVRGTNNPRSLVFPFYVIPSHDEPGTAGTAGAGESGGPLPESDR; encoded by the coding sequence ATGGCCGAGCAGTTCGTCGGATCCGGCTGGGCGTTCCCCCTGCGCATCGGACCCACCGGGGGCATCGCCCTGGTCAGCGGCGAGAAGGAGATCGAGGAGGCCATCCGGCTGGTGCTGGCCACCGCGCCCGGCGAACGGCCGATGCGCCCGGAGTTCGGCTGCGCCATCCACGACATGGTGTTCGCCCCCGTCAACGAGGCCACCGCCGGCCGCATCCAGCACGAGGTGTACGCCAGCCTCGACCGCTGGGAGCCCCGCATCGAGGTCGAGGACGTGGAGGTCACCGCCGGCCCCGGCGAGGGCGTCCTGCACATCGACGTCCGCTTCTCCGTCCGCGGCACCAACAACCCGCGCAGCCTCGTCTTCCCGTTCTACGTCATCCCCTCCCACGACGAGCCCGGCACGGCAGGCACGGCCGGCGCGGGCGAGTCGGGCGGCCCCCTCCCCGAAAGCGACCGCTGA
- a CDS encoding VgrG-related protein, which translates to MVKHSFSNIIDVTFDGKPVPPYFTPLLVGGWVDLGAGVPGAFRVTFRDAHGMVLGKLGIKFGTEVVISPVAHGKGAGDPLLTGEVTGMETDYDGTGTFTVIRGYDRGHRMMRRRRVAAYRNQTASDIARTLAGQDGVAVGKVQSTRTVYEFISQANVTDWDFLSRLADENEMVMSLDAKGKFQFVSPDPASGAPPTSTPGEKSPFVLQAGNDVLRCRAAVTAADQYGRVEARGWDVVAKKELTATAPTTANPGISIGTTPQKAVSAFGIAPLVETEKPYDRQNEVKFAADSLADDVTSSFAELEVAVVGNPKLRPGVPVTLAKVGAPFEGKYTVTSARHVFGDGDHYETWITVSGRQWRSLFGLASGGSGTGAAAPRLPGVANALVTDVQDPLKQGRVKLKFPWLDDTYVSDWTRTVQLGGKRGGGIFPLDVGDEVLVAFDRGALDHPFVVGGLYNGVDKPSPVRDVPLHDTVKRRAIRHTLSDREANRVDLLSQTTGARKQGVRVASGDDKLIINLDRTKTEITVDSKGTVVIKGSRSVSVEAGTDLTLNGKRSVTIKSGGRLTLEGRGAVSLSSSIGAVNVDAKGALSLKAMGVASLSAMASVQINAVASVGIRAATVPIMGLLTANGKPVI; encoded by the coding sequence ATGGTCAAGCACTCCTTCTCCAACATCATCGACGTCACGTTCGACGGCAAGCCCGTGCCGCCCTACTTCACCCCGCTGCTCGTCGGCGGCTGGGTCGACCTGGGCGCCGGGGTACCGGGCGCCTTCCGGGTCACGTTCCGGGACGCGCACGGGATGGTGCTCGGCAAACTGGGCATCAAGTTCGGCACCGAGGTGGTGATCTCCCCCGTCGCCCACGGCAAGGGCGCCGGCGATCCGCTGCTGACCGGCGAGGTCACCGGCATGGAGACCGACTACGACGGCACCGGCACCTTCACCGTGATCCGCGGCTACGACCGCGGCCACCGCATGATGCGCCGCCGCCGGGTCGCCGCCTACCGCAACCAGACGGCGTCGGACATCGCCCGCACCCTGGCCGGCCAGGACGGCGTCGCCGTCGGCAAGGTGCAGTCGACCAGGACGGTCTACGAGTTCATCAGCCAGGCCAACGTCACCGACTGGGACTTCCTGTCCCGGCTCGCCGACGAGAACGAAATGGTGATGTCCCTCGACGCCAAGGGGAAGTTCCAGTTCGTCAGCCCCGACCCCGCCTCCGGCGCGCCCCCCACCAGCACCCCGGGCGAGAAGAGCCCGTTCGTCCTCCAGGCCGGCAACGACGTGCTGCGCTGCAGGGCCGCGGTGACCGCCGCCGACCAGTACGGACGGGTCGAGGCACGCGGCTGGGACGTCGTCGCGAAGAAGGAGCTGACCGCGACGGCACCCACCACCGCCAACCCCGGCATCTCCATCGGCACCACTCCCCAGAAGGCCGTCTCGGCGTTCGGGATCGCCCCCCTCGTGGAGACGGAGAAGCCCTACGACCGGCAGAACGAGGTGAAGTTCGCCGCGGACTCCCTCGCCGACGACGTGACCTCGTCCTTCGCCGAGCTGGAGGTCGCCGTGGTCGGCAACCCCAAGCTGCGTCCCGGCGTCCCCGTCACCCTCGCCAAAGTAGGCGCCCCCTTCGAGGGCAAGTACACGGTGACGTCCGCCCGGCACGTGTTCGGCGACGGCGACCACTACGAGACCTGGATCACCGTCAGCGGCCGCCAGTGGCGCTCCCTGTTCGGACTCGCCTCCGGCGGCTCAGGCACCGGCGCGGCCGCGCCCCGCCTGCCCGGTGTCGCCAACGCCCTGGTCACCGACGTACAGGACCCGCTCAAGCAGGGCAGGGTCAAGCTGAAGTTCCCGTGGCTGGACGACACCTACGTCTCCGACTGGACCCGCACCGTGCAGCTGGGCGGCAAGCGCGGCGGCGGCATCTTCCCGCTCGACGTGGGCGACGAGGTGCTGGTGGCGTTCGACCGGGGCGCCCTCGACCACCCGTTCGTCGTCGGCGGGCTCTACAACGGCGTGGACAAGCCGTCCCCCGTCCGGGACGTGCCGCTGCACGACACCGTGAAGCGGCGGGCGATCCGGCACACCCTGTCCGACCGCGAGGCCAACCGCGTCGATCTGCTCAGCCAGACCACCGGCGCCCGCAAGCAGGGCGTCCGCGTGGCCTCCGGCGACGACAAGCTGATCATCAACCTGGACCGTACGAAGACGGAGATCACCGTCGACAGCAAGGGCACCGTCGTCATCAAGGGAAGCCGCTCGGTGTCCGTCGAGGCGGGCACCGACCTCACCCTGAACGGCAAACGGTCGGTGACCATCAAGAGCGGCGGCCGGCTCACCCTGGAGGGCCGCGGCGCGGTCAGCCTCAGCTCGTCCATCGGCGCCGTCAACGTCGACGCCAAGGGCGCGCTCTCCCTGAAGGCCATGGGCGTGGCCAGCCTGTCCGCGATGGCGAGCGTGCAGATCAACGCGGTGGCCAGCGTGGGCATCCGGGCCGCCACCGTCCCGATCATGGGCCTCCTCACCGCCAACGGAAAGCCGGTGATCTGA
- a CDS encoding CIS tube protein, which translates to MAAKGGKGSKGGAGKSLVRATLAIHEPPIGDSTTPGGLIRTFDFDFNPAQLTLTRRAQWKSTPSAALRDGPLPEFMGSEGRNLTTEIFLDSSEDPGDNSVLKKVEALFSCCEVTSKSIAADQPSTPWVVFEWGSFSTARFTAYIGSVSANYTLFGTTGVPIRAACQVDLNEIPSRTKGQNPTSGALTARRVHRVVAGDTLQSLAWREYGDASAWRTIAEVNDIDDPSRLPNGTELILPAAGEVAF; encoded by the coding sequence ATGGCAGCCAAGGGAGGCAAGGGCTCCAAGGGCGGCGCAGGCAAGAGCCTGGTGCGGGCCACGCTGGCCATCCACGAGCCCCCGATCGGCGACAGCACCACCCCGGGCGGTCTGATCAGGACCTTCGACTTCGACTTCAACCCGGCGCAGCTGACCCTCACCCGCCGCGCCCAGTGGAAGAGCACGCCGTCCGCCGCCCTGCGCGACGGCCCGCTGCCCGAGTTCATGGGGTCCGAGGGCCGGAACCTGACGACGGAGATCTTCCTGGACTCCTCCGAGGACCCCGGTGACAACAGCGTGCTGAAGAAGGTCGAGGCGTTGTTCTCCTGCTGCGAGGTGACCAGCAAGAGCATCGCGGCGGACCAGCCGTCCACACCGTGGGTGGTGTTCGAATGGGGCTCGTTCTCCACGGCACGGTTCACCGCGTACATCGGCAGTGTGAGTGCGAACTACACGCTGTTCGGCACCACGGGCGTCCCGATCCGGGCGGCCTGCCAGGTGGACCTGAACGAGATCCCCAGCCGGACCAAGGGCCAGAACCCGACCTCGGGCGCGCTCACCGCGCGGCGCGTGCACCGGGTCGTGGCGGGCGACACGCTGCAGTCGCTGGCCTGGCGGGAGTACGGGGACGCCTCGGCCTGGCGCACGATCGCCGAGGTCAACGACATCGACGACCCGTCCCGACTGCCCAACGGCACCGAACTGATCCTTCCGGCGGCCGGGGAGGTCGCGTTCTGA
- a CDS encoding phage tail protein produces MPSDLDPGSTIFFTLTIDGQSLGAFNGCEGLASTVEIEQYQEGGNNGFVWQLPTRVTFSTIRLTRPLTPETSKVAAWISSVTTGVTRPTAQISALRADGSEVARWGLIDVLPVSWQGPSLDPASPGVATEVLEIAHHGFTD; encoded by the coding sequence ATGCCCAGCGATCTCGACCCGGGATCCACCATCTTCTTCACCCTCACCATCGACGGGCAGAGCCTCGGCGCGTTCAACGGATGTGAGGGCCTGGCGTCGACGGTGGAGATCGAGCAGTACCAGGAGGGCGGCAACAACGGGTTCGTGTGGCAGTTGCCGACCCGGGTCACCTTCTCCACCATCCGGCTGACCCGCCCGCTGACCCCGGAGACCTCGAAGGTCGCCGCCTGGATCTCGTCCGTGACCACCGGCGTCACCCGCCCCACCGCCCAGATCTCGGCGCTGCGCGCGGACGGTTCGGAGGTGGCGCGCTGGGGGCTGATCGACGTACTGCCGGTCAGCTGGCAGGGCCCCTCCCTGGACCCCGCGAGCCCGGGCGTGGCCACGGAGGTCCTGGAGATCGCGCACCACGGATTCACGGACTGA
- a CDS encoding extensin: MPSIPPSAAPVSPAPVPLRAPAAYAPALPVPAVSSAPPVQRATTAGPSTAAATSVTRLHAPAAPALPDLPVPVQRAVPTALKSLWKKFTGSPSTNTPSPPTNAPGPPPPYTPGPQPPPPYTPGPPPPPYTPGPPPPYSRHDPHPGGGGSHSAQSFDPRTLTDAQLDELTHRLIGPLTRLLRTELRMDRERIGRLRDPRT, from the coding sequence ATGCCCTCGATTCCCCCGTCCGCGGCACCCGTCTCACCCGCCCCGGTCCCGCTCCGCGCACCCGCCGCCTACGCCCCCGCCCTCCCGGTCCCCGCCGTTTCCTCCGCACCGCCCGTGCAGCGGGCGACCACGGCGGGCCCGTCCACGGCGGCCGCCACCTCCGTGACCCGGTTGCACGCCCCCGCCGCCCCGGCGCTTCCCGACCTGCCGGTCCCCGTCCAGCGCGCCGTGCCCACCGCGCTCAAGTCGCTCTGGAAGAAGTTCACCGGCTCGCCATCGACGAACACCCCCTCGCCACCGACGAACGCCCCTGGTCCCCCACCGCCGTACACCCCGGGACCGCAGCCTCCCCCGCCGTACACCCCCGGGCCGCCCCCGCCGCCGTACACCCCCGGGCCGCCCCCGCCGTACAGCCGCCACGACCCGCACCCCGGCGGAGGCGGGTCGCACTCCGCGCAGTCCTTCGACCCGCGGACTCTGACCGACGCGCAGCTCGACGAGCTGACGCATCGTCTGATCGGCCCGCTCACCCGCCTCCTGCGCACCGAACTGCGGATGGACCGGGAACGCATCGGCAGGCTCCGCGACCCCCGCACCTGA
- a CDS encoding DUF6760 family protein — MTYATDRLHEEIAYIAYHFHWSLENILDLEHGDRRRYTEQITSLVTRATAEG, encoded by the coding sequence TGACGTACGCGACCGACCGGCTGCACGAGGAGATCGCGTACATCGCCTACCACTTCCACTGGAGCCTGGAGAACATCCTGGACCTCGAACACGGCGACCGCCGCCGGTACACGGAGCAGATCACCTCGCTCGTCACCCGCGCCACGGCGGAGGGCTGA